The sequence CCAAGCCGGAAGAGTGTCGTAAAGTGTTTGTGCAGAGCTGGTTTCACAAAAAAGTAGTTTAAGAAAGAAAGGAAGTGAAGGCGCATTCCTCCCGCCGCCTAAGAGGCGGGGGTATCCTGCGCCACGTTTGATGAAAACATGAAAGCGTTAAAAAGAGTCTGCATCACTTACCACATGCAGACCATGATTAGCAAACCCAGCGATTCGATACGAGAGTATGACACAGCCGAAAGCTGTATTGTTATTCCGATGGTTGAAGAAATTGCTAATGACATCCTTCAAAAGCAGGCAAGCAGCTTACATGTACCAAGAATCCTACTGAATGAGCTTGCCAGCTATCAAGGATACGAAAATGGCATTTTCGTCATGGCGGAAGAAGTTAAATTAACCTGAGAAAAAAGAAGGAAACTGTTTAGTTAAGTATTTTGGGAAACAAAAAAGGGAGGATTTTTATAATGCTGCAGAAAATCAATGAGATCCGGAGTTACCTTAAAGCAATTTACCTAGAGAGAAATGATATCATCGAAGGTCTGTTGACCGCATTTATCGCAAGGCAACACGTTTTACTTGTAGGTGAACCCGGAACGGCAAAGTCGGCTATCGTTGCTGACCTTGCCAAGAGTATTACAGGTGCTAACTACTTCCAATGGCTTCTGACCCGCTTTAGCACCCCGGAAGAGTTATTTGGTCCTGTATCACTTAAGGCATTAGAGCAGGACACTTTTAAAAGGAACACAACAAATAAGCTGCCTGAGGCTCACATCGGCTTCGTGGACGAGATTTTCAAGGGGAATTCCGCCATCCTTAATGCCCTCTTAACGCTTGCCAACGAGAGAGTGTTTTACAACAACGGCGGCATTATCCAGTCTCCTCTCTTTTCCATCATTGGGTGCAGCAACGAGTGGCCGGAGACGGATGAGGGCCTTGAGGCTCTGTTTGACCGCTTTATTCTTCGTTATGAGATACCTTACATCCAGGACGGAAGGAACTTTGTAGCAATGTTACAAGGCTCCTGCCCAGCTCAAAGGCCGACCATCACGCTTCAAGAATTGGAACAAATACAAAACTACAGCGAAATGATGGTCACGGTTCCGCAGGATGTTCTTGAGGGTATTCGGGATATTCGAGATGCTCTAAAAATAGAAGGTATACACCCCTCGGATCGGAGATTCCGGCAAACATTGTCATTGCTTAAAGCGGTCGCAACATTGGATGGACGGGACACTGTATTAAGGAAAGATATGAGTATCCTTGTTCATTCACTCTGGGTTTCCCCGGAAAGCAATGAAAGAGATATTGTAAGAACGGTTGTTACGGATCTCTGCCTAGACCCAACAGAAAGAGAGATAGTTAATCTTGACGATATGTTAACAAAGTTACATCAAGAAATGGGGGTAGCCGACCTTTCAAACACAGCGATTGTTTTAGAATTCACTCAAAAAATGAAGGAAATCAGGGTAAGAATTGAAGCTATTCCTAATGGCCAAAATTACCCGAAAATCACCGAAATGTTAAGTCTTCTGGATGAAACGAAAAAAGCAATTACAACAGCGGCATTGGGATAAAAATGTTTATGGGTTAAGCGGCTCACTTTAGCCGCTTAATCCAATTAAAGGGAGGTTTTTCTATTGGCATTACCATGGAATAAAAACCAAAAGCATTACTTTCATAGTTGCCTCAACACGGATAACTATGATAAACGACAGTTTGAAAACCTACTGTCCGTTGCTCCGAAAATTCGAGAGACAGAAGCAAAGGGTGAAAGCGTTTTCCCAGGCTATATAAACTTCATGGGGGATCAATGGTCGGCCCTATATAAAGGGCAACCACAGATCAACCCCGAAGCGGGCGGAAAAGCGGCTCTCCACAGACCACTGATTCAAAAGATGATGATCTCTGAAGATTACCAGAAGCTCAGGGAGCAAACCACTCTGGATGACTTTTCTGCCGCGATTGGCACATTATCTATAAGCCAAACCATGATTAAATTTATAGAAGAGCGGAAAAAGAATGATGAACAATTAAAGGAAATGCAGAAACAACAAGAACAGCTGCAACAACAGATTCGGCAAAATCAACAGTCTATCCAAAAAAGAGAGCAACAGGGCAAGAAATCAACAACTACTCAACAAGAAAAGTCCAAAAAACTTGCCGATTTGTTAAATGAGCTTCAACAGCATATGGGACAGCAATTAGCAAATAACATAGATATGTCTCAAATGCTGAGTCAAGCGGCTCAGGACGCAAATAGCACCAAACAAGGAATCGAAGATCTGATTTCTGGTACCCAGGCCGGTTCAGGGGCAGCCGAAATGAAAAAAATCCCTTTGCGGCAGCAGCTTGAGCTGGCAGAAGTCCTCAAGAAGGACCGTGTTGTCAGAAAAGTGGCCGAATGGGCGGGTCGATTTAAAGCAATTGCCCGTAAAAAGCAAAAATCTAAGCATGTTGCTTCGGTAGAGCGTGAGGGGATTATTCAGGGGAATGACCCGGAACTCTTGCTGCCGACAGAGCTGGCCATGCTGAACAACCCATCTACAAAACTGGATTTCTATCGCCGGTTTACGGAGAAACAAACTCTCCAATATGCACCTCAAGGGAAAGATTCGGCTGGAAAGGGGCCAATAGTATTATGTTTGGACCAATCCG comes from Desulfitobacterium chlororespirans DSM 11544 and encodes:
- a CDS encoding AAA family ATPase translates to MLQKINEIRSYLKAIYLERNDIIEGLLTAFIARQHVLLVGEPGTAKSAIVADLAKSITGANYFQWLLTRFSTPEELFGPVSLKALEQDTFKRNTTNKLPEAHIGFVDEIFKGNSAILNALLTLANERVFYNNGGIIQSPLFSIIGCSNEWPETDEGLEALFDRFILRYEIPYIQDGRNFVAMLQGSCPAQRPTITLQELEQIQNYSEMMVTVPQDVLEGIRDIRDALKIEGIHPSDRRFRQTLSLLKAVATLDGRDTVLRKDMSILVHSLWVSPESNERDIVRTVVTDLCLDPTEREIVNLDDMLTKLHQEMGVADLSNTAIVLEFTQKMKEIRVRIEAIPNGQNYPKITEMLSLLDETKKAITTAALG
- a CDS encoding vWA domain-containing protein, whose protein sequence is MALPWNKNQKHYFHSCLNTDNYDKRQFENLLSVAPKIRETEAKGESVFPGYINFMGDQWSALYKGQPQINPEAGGKAALHRPLIQKMMISEDYQKLREQTTLDDFSAAIGTLSISQTMIKFIEERKKNDEQLKEMQKQQEQLQQQIRQNQQSIQKREQQGKKSTTTQQEKSKKLADLLNELQQHMGQQLANNIDMSQMLSQAAQDANSTKQGIEDLISGTQAGSGAAEMKKIPLRQQLELAEVLKKDRVVRKVAEWAGRFKAIARKKQKSKHVASVEREGIIQGNDPELLLPTELAMLNNPSTKLDFYRRFTEKQTLQYAPQGKDSAGKGPIVLCLDQSGSMDDQKEQAAGFALAIAMIARRQHRDFAYIPFASKTGKTLIFPKGKIPVEGIIEIATSFLDGGTNFEQPLREAIKIVENRERFKNADVIFVTDGSAHLNDEFLNNYHEKKKKLDFKCMGCVLGSSSGHEVEKFTDEWFAVTDLIKAAEDSAVFQI